The following are encoded in a window of Bradyrhizobium guangdongense genomic DNA:
- a CDS encoding ArsR/SmtB family transcription factor, protein MVKYQDETLDRTFAALSDPTRRALLARLGDGDSLSVSELAAPFAMSLPAIMKHLDVLTDAGLIVREKSGRTVSCRLTTQPMERAMNWLNRYAQFWSESFDRLAAFVEDKPWSTQSPASPNVQTKRRASRSRAASARGRKRSSPPGRKPSS, encoded by the coding sequence ATGGTTAAGTATCAGGACGAGACGCTCGATCGCACCTTTGCCGCGCTGTCCGACCCGACGCGGCGAGCCCTGCTCGCGCGTCTCGGCGACGGGGACAGCCTGTCGGTGAGCGAGCTGGCGGCGCCGTTCGCGATGTCGCTGCCGGCGATCATGAAGCATCTCGACGTGCTCACCGATGCCGGCCTGATCGTGCGGGAGAAGAGCGGGCGCACCGTCTCCTGCCGGCTCACCACGCAGCCGATGGAGCGGGCGATGAACTGGCTCAATCGCTACGCGCAGTTCTGGTCGGAGAGTTTCGATCGCCTTGCCGCCTTTGTGGAGGACAAACCATGGTCAACGCAGTCGCCGGCGTCGCCGAACGTGCAAACGAAGCGCCGAGCCTCACGCTCACGCGCCGCCTCCGCGCGCGGCCGGAAAAGGTCTTCGCCGCCTGGACGCAAGCCGAGCAGCTAG
- a CDS encoding DUF3551 domain-containing protein yields MRKTQLVLLTLGAAFLAGFVSATPAAARDYPWCAQGGEFDYPGECAYSTYEQCLASVSGRLLYCGPNPRFAYEPAPQPQPRLHRRARPVAPY; encoded by the coding sequence ATGCGCAAGACGCAATTGGTGCTGTTGACCTTGGGTGCGGCGTTCCTTGCCGGCTTCGTCTCCGCGACACCTGCCGCGGCACGGGACTACCCGTGGTGCGCGCAAGGCGGCGAATTCGACTACCCCGGCGAATGTGCCTACAGCACTTACGAGCAATGCCTGGCCAGCGTCTCGGGCCGGCTGCTGTATTGCGGGCCGAATCCGCGCTTCGCTTATGAACCGGCGCCGCAGCCGCAACCTCGGCTGCATCGTCGTGCGCGGCCTGTAGCGCCTTACTGA
- a CDS encoding SRPBCC family protein, with protein sequence MQWFGPPNIKPATLRADVDVRTGGRFRISFTRDDGEYFEAGGIYREVMPNERLVFTWAWHSTPERESLVTITLKPDSAGTLMIFYHAQFFDETARDNHQRGWSSFFDKLEAFVA encoded by the coding sequence GTGCAATGGTTCGGGCCGCCGAACATCAAGCCGGCGACGCTGCGTGCGGACGTCGATGTTCGCACCGGCGGCCGCTTCCGCATCTCGTTCACCCGCGACGACGGCGAATATTTCGAGGCCGGCGGCATCTACCGCGAGGTGATGCCGAACGAACGTCTGGTCTTCACCTGGGCCTGGCATTCGACGCCCGAACGCGAATCGCTGGTGACGATCACGCTCAAGCCGGACAGCGCCGGTACGCTGATGATCTTCTATCACGCCCAGTTCTTCGACGAGACTGCGCGCGACAACCACCAGCGCGGCTGGAGCTCGTTCTTCGACAAGCTCGAGGCCTTCGTCGCCTGA